In Lemur catta isolate mLemCat1 chromosome 5, mLemCat1.pri, whole genome shotgun sequence, the genomic stretch aatgaaaaaaggaactAATCACCATGTTCAAATCAGCCCTTCCTTAGAGTATTTAGTGAATCACTCCTTTCACtattcagtggttcttaactgAGAGAGTACCTATGTCTTTGGggcagaagagaaggagggagtggTTAGTGAGATGCCCTTTCTAGGGATGCAAGAAGTACCAGATTTGTTTGTAACATACATTATTGAAAACAAATTGAGCCATAACTACAGTTCACCAATAAAGGACTTATTGGTATTTATAACTTCTCTGAGCTCAATCTCCCATGTATAACTTGCTGGCATTCGTTTATTCCAGGGCATTAGCTATGAGTTACTAGCTTTAACTTGTATTGTCATCCTGTCATGGCTTACTTCAAACTGCAGGTTATATTTAACATGTACAGGATAGCATGTGATGACAAGATAGCAGGTGATGTGGCTTTGTTTAAACCCCATTAGCCACTGATTTTTAATGTGTGGGTTATTTTACTCCCAAAGCAAAATTCTGTTTCATCTCTGGAGTACTACCTGAGAATTTTTGTGTGCCATGTCGAAGAAACGCAAATGGGATGATGACTATGTTCGTTACTGGTTCACCTGTACAACAGAGGTTGATGGAACTCAGCGCCCACAGTGTGTATTGTGTAACTCAGTATTTTCAAATGCTGACCTCAGGCCATCAAAACTGTCAGACCATTTTAACAGACAGCATGGTGGTGTAGCTGGGCATGATCTCAATAGCCTGAAGCATATGCCCGCACCATCTGATCAGAGTGAAACCTTGAAAGCATTTGGAGTTGCATCTCATGAGGATGCCTTATTACAAGCATCATATCAGTTTGCATATTTATGCGCCAAGGAGAAGAATCCTCATACAATAGCTGAGAAATTAGTGAAACCCTGTGCATTGGAAATAGCACAAATAGTTTTGGGACCAGATGCACAAAAGAAGCTTCAGCAGGTACCCTTATCAGATGATGTGATCCATTCTAGAATTGATGAAATGAGCCAGGATATCTTACAGCAAGTTCTAGAAGATATCAAAGCCAGTCCTCTTAAAGTGGGTATTCAGCTTGCTGAGACAACGGACATGGATGACTGCAGTCAGCTAATGGCATTTGTGCGATatgtaaaagaaagagagatcATAGAAGAATTCCTGTTCTGTGAACCATTGCAGTTAACCATGAAAGGGACAGATGTGTTCAATCTCTTCAGAGATTTCTTTTTGAAGCATAAGATAGCACTTGATGTATGTGGCTCTGTTTGTACTGATGGTGCCTCCTCTATGCTAGGAGAAAATTCAGAATTTGTTGCCTGTGTGAAAAAAGAGGCTCCTCATATCATGATCACACATTGTTTGTTGAATCCTCACGCACTTGTCGTAAAGACATTGCCTACAAAATTGAGGGATGCTCTGTTTACTGTGGCAAGGGTAATAAATTTCATCAAAGGGCGAGCTCCAAATCATCGACTGTTTCAGgctttctttgaagaaattgGTGTAGAATATAATGTCCTCCTTTTCCATACTGAAATGAGGTGGCTTTCCCGAGGCCAAATACTTGctcatatttttgaaatgtatgaagaaataaatcagtTTCTTCACCACCAAAGCAGTAATTTAGTTGAtgtctttgaaaataaagaatttaaaattcatcTAGCATACCTTGCAGATTTATTCAAACACCTAAATGAACTTAGCGCCTCTATGCAAAGGACTGGGATGAACACAGTATCAGCTAGGGAGAAGTTATCTGCTTTTGTTAGGAAGTTTCCATTTTGGCAAAAAcgaattgagaaaaaaaattttaccaactttccttttcttgaagaaataattgtttcAGATAATGAAGGAGTATTCATTGCAGCTGAAATAACACTGCATCTGCAACAGTTGAGCAACTTCTTCCATGGATATTTTTCTGTTGGAGATCTTGATGAGGCAAGTAAATGGATCCTGGatccatttctttttaatcttgaTTTTGTCAGTGATggttatttaatgaaaaatgatctTGCTGAATTACGAGCTAGTGGCCAAATCCTAATGGAATTTGAGACAATGAAGCTTGAGGATTTTTGGTGTGCTCAATTCACAGTGTTTCCAAACCTGGCAAAGACAGCTCTAGAAATACTTACACCATTTGCAACTACATACCTTTGTGAGTTGGGATTTTCAtcacttttacattttaaaacaaagtccAGAAGCTGCTTTAATCTGAGTGATGACATTCGTGTGGCTATTTCAAAAAAAGTTCCTCGTTTCTCAGACATCATTGAACAAAAGCTACATCTACAGCAGAAGTCACTGTAAGCTGGTatacttttttaatgtataattttaatatattcttaatatcATTGTAAAATTAAGCtgcaattctttcttttatatttatggcACACTGAattctatgtttaaaaaatttagcaACTCTAACTTTTAATGAGGCATGTGAAAGTGTGTTTTGAGAATGAGAACACAAACTGCAGAAAAGGTTAAGTATGACTACCTAGTTGATGCAtaagatttttctaattctgagtATCTGTTTAACCTGTTGATGGGTCAAATAAAAAAGACACTCAAGCACTACAATATCCAACTAAATGGCTTAATAATAGGCTAGGAATTGagccaagagaaaagagaagaccCTCCCAGAAGTCAAAGGACAAAATGACAAAATCTCCCCATTTTTGTGAGGGTTATTATGGGGAGGTTAACGAAATCAGAAGAGGATTATgaaatataatgggaaaaaagGATGATCTAGCTTATAtaagacttatttttaaatgtactcttTGGAGTTAGTCTCACAATGTCCATTCCCCTAGATCCCGTGCTCTGAATAccatgatattaataaatatcctaATACTGTATTAGTTactgtttgtcttcttttaaattgCTTCAGGACTCCAGGTCATCAAGGCTGTAAGATTCTTGAGCCTTACCCTAGATATTCTGATTTGCCAGGTCTGCAGTAAGGTCAAGGATCCCTATTCTTAACCAGCTTTCCAGATAATTCCAGTGGAATTTTTGAACCTTTGGCTTCATCTAATTTTTCCtccacttattttttctttattctaagcttctcatttatattacattttggACTACATGCATTTTTCTAAGTTCAAAATTTTTGAGTGGGTTAgagtataaattataaataaattgacATGAAATCACTGGAGTAATTCAGGGCCATCAAAAATTCCCCATGGGAATCTAAATTAGTACACTTTTTCTGGATGataatttggcaaaatattttttatttaaataaatttacatttttattttaaaactttaatgttTTATCAAAGTAGTACATACTCTAGGCTGGAGGGAAAAATATTATAGAGAGTCCTATAAGGAAAAGCCACAATCCCCTTCCTGCCCAATTATCTTAACCATTTCTACGTTAACTTCTTGTGATTCCACCCATATCTCTAAGTAATATGTTCATACCAAGCACATATGGTAGTTTTATCAACTTTAGaagttatatatttattgactCCTCTAGATAAGAAGTAAGGATTGAGTTTACAAAATGTCCATCTTGTCTTCTACTattctcaattttttattatatcacagtaATAACAGggttctttgagatttttttttcctctagaaattTATCACATGGAAAGAATCATGTGTGTCCAAAAGTTTTAATTGTAAGGTGGGTGATCACTACATTTTTATAgtactgaaaaatttaaaaaaactatgacAGGAAATGGAATCTGACTACCAAATTTAGATGCAGCTTGAGTATTGCAAatcatagtttatattttatcagTAAATATCAATAcatgccttttttcctttaaaaatgtagtgACAGAATAGAAGTTCTAACTTTTCATGTTATAATAGGAAAATTCTCCCCTCAAGAACAGTGGGAAAAATTTCCAAAGGTAACATAGGAATAAATCTAGATGTGCATGTATGAAGTTTAGTTTGTATGCAGTTCTAAGTAGAAATGGGTGCAAGGTCATgtatgaaatcaataaaatagaagtaCTAGGATAAAATGACCTTTGATAGCCGTTCTTTCATTGAATGTATTAGAATTCTCTTAGACTTAATTACTGCTCTGAAACGAAAATCCAAAGGACATTTTTAAGGAAATGGCTAGTtggtttttaattcattttcagatTCTAcaactatttattttcttctgatcaAATGAAAGAGACTGCAGTGTTCactaaaatgaagaagaaatttagatttttttttttcttttcttttttttttctcatctaaaattCTCCCAGCTGGGTGCGGCGGCTCaggcctttaatcctagcactctgggaggctgaggtgggaggatcacttgaggtcaggagttacagactagtctgagcaagagcaagactccctccctactaaaaataggaaacattagctgggcaaggtggcacacgcttgtagtcccaagtactctggaggctgaggcagaaggaccgcttgagcccaggagtttgaggttgctgtgagataggctgacatcacagcactctggcccagactctgtctcaaaaaaaaaaaaaaaatcatatacattagtttcttttttcccaaGGAAAAGATCATTGTTTTTCTCATAGTTTTACTATTTAATTAGAGTCAttgataaattttgaaaaagaattaagaTAGGATAAAAGAGGTAATTTTTTATGACCAGCAGATGTCACTCTATGTGCAAGTTTGGTTGAAAGCAAACTTAACTTTCATTACAGATTTTGCCAAATACCTGATTTTAAACATCTCTAGAAAGGTATTAGTGACTCAAATTTAAAATGTCCCACCTAAGCCTCTGCTGGCTCAAAATTGGCAGACCGAACTCTAGTGGAGCCAGTAACTACCAAACTGCAAGAAATCACTGGGAAACAAGGTTGgaaaagagaagatataaaagGCTTTTTATATAACACTGGCTTGAGCATGTGGATTTTTGACATcctggctgcttttttttttttttttttttttttcctgaaacagagtctcactctgttgcctgggctagagtgccagggcatcagcctagctcacagcaacctcaaactcccgggctcaagcagtcctcctgcctcagcctcccacgtagctgggactacaggtacaagccaccatgcctggctaattttttctgtttttagtagagatggggtcacacttttgctcaggctggtctcaaactcctgacctcacatgatcctctggcctcagcctcccagagtgctgggattacaggcgtgagccactgcgctcggcctTGGCTGCTTTTCTAAGCCACCAAAAGCTGCTTGAAGTCAGTGAACTAGTCAGCGTTTTCAGACATGATCCAATGGGAatcaaaaccaaataaacaatACTTGagttatatctttttaaaaattgtctctaGATATTTATAGTATAGAGTCCTTTTAGCACTagattatatcaaaatattgtAAGGTTGGCTTTAATGTCTACCAGGCATTTAGAAAAGTCATTAAAGCTTTCAAAGTCTACCTTAACTTGAAGGGCAATATAAGGTTATTGtctaattcattatattttgtactttatcttctaagaataaaaagatatacCTAAGGttattttccttgtgtttttacAAATTTGCCACAAATCTTACTGTAATTCAGGAATGGATTTGAGTTCTGGCTCAtctacttactagctgtataaACTTTGTATCTGTCAGCATATGGGAATCAAAAGATCTGGCAGACTGATCATCTTATTTTGACCTGTTCaacattcatctattcattcccttggttttatttattttttatttttttttttagagacagggtcacattctgttgcccacactggagtgcaatggcatgatcatagctcactgtaacctgaaactcctggactcaagtgatcctcctctctcagcctctcaagtagctaggactacagtcatgagctaccatgcccagctaatctttggtctcaaacttctggcctcaatcCTCcggcatcagcctcccaaagtgctgggattgtgaGATTACcacatgagccactacacccagcccaCTTGCTTCTTTAAAGTAATAGCACCCTGATTTTTCTTTGAGGAACTCTCCTTCCCCCTAATTCCCCTTAAGTCCATATGGCCCCATCTTGGCTAATTAGAGTTAACTCCAATACTTTCGCTGGAATTAATGGGAAAGATGCTATACATGTAAATTAGCACGATGTGTCTGGACTTCCAATGGTCAATTTTGCTACCTTATACAGAGAAGCTGCGAGAGAATAAAACCAACAGAGAAgccaagaaaagggaaaagatttCTCATGACATTACTGTAGCCCCTAAATAAAGTtatacctttttttctctttcatttatgtgAACTAATGTGTTCCCTTTTTTACTTAAGCCTGTTTGTTTCCTGTCACATACAGGCAAGAGACTTGCCTCCTGTACTTGGTTTCCAATCTTACTAACAATCAGTAAAGGGAAAAATGATGACTCGATTAAATTTATTATGAGATTTTGGACATCTGTTACGTGTCCTGAGCCTTAATTTTCTCCCCTGTAAGATGAAACATGGGTTCAGTGACATGGGGAGCCCAGTACTAATGGTGGAAAAGTTCAATTGCTAAAGAACAAGACCCAGAATGACAAAGATAACAGGTGTATAGTTTATTACAGGGAAGGGATACAatataatagcattaaaataagGCTATGCATCACGGCCAATGTCTGCCTCATGCCAAGTAGTGTGGAGAGGACAGTTGTGAGCTTTAATTGTCCTCCCTGCGTCAGAGCCTGCAGCAGTCAGAAAATGGACTCCCAAagatgtctgtgtcctaatcctTGAAACTTGTGCATATGTTACTTTATGTGACAAGGGGGATTTTGAATATGTGATTAAGTGAAgggtcttgagatggggagattgttCCAGGTTATCCTGTGGGCCCATTGTAGTCCCGATGGTCCTtctcagagggaggcaggagggtcagagaaggagatgtgaagACAGAAGCAAAGGTCAGAGAATCAgggagagatttgaagatgctactgtcctagctttgaagatggaagaagaagCCACCAGCCAAAGATTGCAAGCAGCCTCTAGTAGTCAGAAAAGGCAAGGACATGGATTCTCCATTTGAGCTTCCAGAAGTAAtcagtcctgctgacaccttgactttagacCATaagactgattttggacttctgacctccagaactgtaagataataaatttatgttgttttaagccactgtaaagggttacagcagcaataggaaacgaAAAGAAGGCCATAGGGATACATTCTTTTGGATTAGGAATCACCGATATGAGCATGGAACACTTCAGGACCAAGAGGACCCAAAGTGAAATTTTATACCCTGATGGTCACATGGACATATTCTTGCTTCATAACCAGCCCCAGCTACCAAGTTTTTGTGTCCCTGGGAAAGGAGGAGACGGGGAGGGGCAGAGGTCGCCAGGTGTAAATCATCCATCTCACTATTAAACAGTGTTGACAGACTGGTACAAAACACTCTGAAACTCCCCATGTGTattagcaaacttttttttttttttgagacagagtctcgctctgttgccctggctagagtgctgtggcatcagcctagctcacagcaacctcaaactcctgggcttaagcgatccttctgtctcagcctcccaagtagctgggactacaggcatgcgccaccatgcccagctaattttttctatatatatttttagctatccaaatcatttctttctatttttagtagagacagcatctcgctcttgctcaggctggcctcgaactcctgaccttgagcgatccacccgcctcagcctcccagagtgctaggattacaggcgtgagccaccgtgcccagccagcaAACATTATTAATCAGGATCTATTCACCAGGAGTTGGTGCTGTGCATTCAGGCCCACTGGGATTAACCCTCACCAGCACAAGCCCAAAGTAACCAGTGGTAGTCTCAACTTCCAATTCAGTAGAACTACTGTTATGTCCC encodes the following:
- the ZBED8 gene encoding protein ZBED8 — translated: MSKKRKWDDDYVRYWFTCTTEVDGTQRPQCVLCNSVFSNADLRPSKLSDHFNRQHGGVAGHDLNSLKHMPAPSDQSETLKAFGVASHEDALLQASYQFAYLCAKEKNPHTIAEKLVKPCALEIAQIVLGPDAQKKLQQVPLSDDVIHSRIDEMSQDILQQVLEDIKASPLKVGIQLAETTDMDDCSQLMAFVRYVKEREIIEEFLFCEPLQLTMKGTDVFNLFRDFFLKHKIALDVCGSVCTDGASSMLGENSEFVACVKKEAPHIMITHCLLNPHALVVKTLPTKLRDALFTVARVINFIKGRAPNHRLFQAFFEEIGVEYNVLLFHTEMRWLSRGQILAHIFEMYEEINQFLHHQSSNLVDVFENKEFKIHLAYLADLFKHLNELSASMQRTGMNTVSAREKLSAFVRKFPFWQKRIEKKNFTNFPFLEEIIVSDNEGVFIAAEITLHLQQLSNFFHGYFSVGDLDEASKWILDPFLFNLDFVSDGYLMKNDLAELRASGQILMEFETMKLEDFWCAQFTVFPNLAKTALEILTPFATTYLCELGFSSLLHFKTKSRSCFNLSDDIRVAISKKVPRFSDIIEQKLHLQQKSL